AGTCCTTTGGCCATCGCGGCGCGTGAGTCGCTGCTGAATAGCGTGTCGATGCGGGCGCCCATCGGGAAGCCGTCTTCTTCGATGTGTTGAATGGTCAGCCCATATTCGGGCGAGAGGTGCATCCCGGCGGGAATGATGTAAGGCTTCAGGCTTTCCGATTCCGCCATTTGATAGAGCAACGGTTTAAAGATGCCATACTCTGCCCGCGTTCCGGTAATCACAGCGATCCGTCTCATTTTGGTTGCTCCGTAAACATCAGTTCCGCGCGTTGAAAGTCAATGTAATCGTTAATATCAATTGAACTCGATGCGTCCATGACATAACCGCCGCATGAGTTCCAATCAAAAATCGCCGCGTCAGGCGGTAGATTTTCATAGTAGGACCGACGTGAAATATAGATCGCGCCGTTAATTCGATAATATGAAGGCAAGTCTTGTCGGCGTAAGGGACGCTCTTTTAGATCAAATAGCGTGTTGAGTTCTCCGTCGTCTTTCCGGTCAAACATAAAGTAAGGGTGGAACTCTTCGACGCTGGTCACGGAGATGACTGAATTCTTGCCGCATTGCTGAAATAAATCGAGGGCTTCATTAATATGCTGCGCCTGTCGAAAGGGCGAGGTCGGTTGCATGAACACGACCGTCTCAATTTGATGACCGTCTGCTTCGGCAAACTGAAGCGCATGTTGTAACACCGACAATGATGACGCTTGATCGTTAGATAGATCCGCCGGACGCATAAAGGGAACCTCCGCCCCGGCGTCGCGCGCGATGGCGGCGATTTCATCATCGTCGGTCGAAACCAGCGCACTGCCGATCCGGCTTTGTTTGGCGGCGCGGATGGTGTGGGTGATGAGAGGCGCTCCGCCCAAGAGGCGTACGTTTTTACGCGGCAAGCCCTTCGAGCCGCCGCGCGCCGGGACAATACACAAAGTTTTTGAAAGAGAAGAAACGCCCATATCGTATATTCCAGTAAATAAGTTGCTTCATCGTAGGTTGCCGCCGAAAGCGGTCAAGAGGCCAAACGATAGCCGGGCGGGGTTGTTTTGTGCTAAACTAGTGAAGGTTGAAAAAGGAGAATGGAAATCTGATGGATGATATTATACAACTCATTGCAATCATCGTTATCATCGGCGTCAGTGCGGCTTCCAGCTTGGTCAAAAATTTCAACAAAGACGAAGATAATGACATTGATACGATGCCGGTTGAACCGCCAAAGCCTGTCCCGTCCCGTCCTGAACCACAGCGTACGCCGCCTCGTCCGCAACCCCAGCGCTCGAAGCCAATGGCGAGTACGGACGGTCGTTCGTTAGAAGGACGTTCGCTCGAAGGGCGTTCATTAGAAACGCAACCCCAGCGCCGACGCAAGCCCATCCAACCCCGTCGCCCACAACCTGCGCCGCGACAGCGACAGGCGCCTCAACTGGAAGAGGTCTATGTTGAGCCATTGCCGCAAAAGGAAGAAAAGAAAGACTTGATGACGGAAATTTTTAAGGCGTTTATGGAAGTGGAAGAGCCTGAAATCGTCATGGAGCCAGCGCCGCCCAAACCCAAACGTGCGCCCAAACCTCAAA
This portion of the Candidatus Hinthialibacter antarcticus genome encodes:
- a CDS encoding acylneuraminate cytidylyltransferase family protein, translating into MGVSSLSKTLCIVPARGGSKGLPRKNVRLLGGAPLITHTIRAAKQSRIGSALVSTDDDEIAAIARDAGAEVPFMRPADLSNDQASSLSVLQHALQFAEADGHQIETVVFMQPTSPFRQAQHINEALDLFQQCGKNSVISVTSVEEFHPYFMFDRKDDGELNTLFDLKERPLRRQDLPSYYRINGAIYISRRSYYENLPPDAAIFDWNSCGGYVMDASSSIDINDYIDFQRAELMFTEQPK